The following are encoded together in the Xanthomonas sacchari genome:
- a CDS encoding glycosyltransferase family 4 protein — protein sequence MKFLFVGTNPENTGAATHFVALAQALAGVGHQVEVIACEGGLIADELRRSGITVHVGHFRNVLDPDGYGPLLRVARRSRPDWLVGNFGKEYWPLLLAGRALGIPVALFRHRTPAMSALSGYAIPRLAARFFAVSHYARQAYLERGVPEALVQVLYNPVTMERLRPDPERGRAIRAAQGLPEDAIVLGYSGRMHAGKGIFPLLGAAGAAMAQEPRLHCLWLGDGPDAAQLQAQAAAQPHGERHRFVGWVNDTTPYYNAMSMLAFPSLAPETFGRVSVEAQASGVPVLASHVGGTAETLDPGVSGELLTPGDIADWRDAILRLCDSERRQRMGQAGRDFVQRHFGGAVIAAQFVHLLQQPRCAPRPLASSRVDPA from the coding sequence ATGAAATTCCTGTTCGTCGGCACCAATCCCGAAAACACCGGCGCGGCCACGCATTTCGTGGCGCTGGCGCAGGCGCTGGCCGGCGTCGGCCACCAGGTCGAGGTCATCGCCTGCGAAGGCGGCCTGATCGCCGACGAGTTGCGCCGCAGCGGCATCACCGTGCATGTCGGGCACTTCCGCAACGTGCTGGACCCGGACGGCTACGGGCCGTTGCTGCGGGTGGCGCGGCGCAGCCGGCCGGACTGGCTGGTCGGCAACTTCGGCAAGGAATACTGGCCGCTGCTGCTGGCCGGACGTGCGCTGGGCATCCCCGTGGCGCTGTTCCGTCACCGCACCCCGGCGATGAGCGCGCTGTCCGGCTATGCGATCCCGCGCCTGGCCGCGCGCTTCTTCGCGGTGTCGCACTACGCGCGCCAGGCCTACCTGGAGCGCGGCGTGCCCGAGGCGCTGGTGCAGGTGCTGTACAACCCGGTGACCATGGAGCGGCTGCGCCCGGATCCGGAACGTGGCCGTGCCATCCGCGCCGCGCAGGGCTTGCCCGAGGATGCGATCGTGCTTGGCTACAGCGGGCGCATGCATGCCGGAAAGGGCATTTTCCCGTTGCTGGGGGCTGCAGGAGCGGCGATGGCGCAGGAACCGCGCCTGCACTGCCTGTGGCTGGGCGACGGCCCGGACGCGGCGCAACTGCAGGCGCAGGCCGCGGCGCAGCCGCACGGCGAACGCCACCGCTTCGTCGGCTGGGTCAACGACACCACCCCGTACTACAACGCGATGTCGATGCTGGCGTTTCCGTCGCTGGCGCCGGAAACCTTCGGCCGGGTCTCGGTGGAAGCGCAGGCCAGCGGCGTGCCGGTGCTGGCCAGCCACGTCGGCGGCACCGCGGAGACGCTGGACCCCGGCGTCAGCGGCGAACTGCTCACGCCCGGGGACATCGCTGACTGGCGCGACGCGATCCTGCGCCTGTGCGACAGCGAACGCCGCCAGCGCATGGGCCAGGCCGGGCGCGACTTCGTGCAACGCCATTTCGGCGGCGCGGTGATCGCCGCGCAGTTCGTGCACCTGCTACAGCAGCCGCGCTGCGCGCCGCGGCCGCTGGCGTCGTCGCGGGTCGATCCGGCCTGA
- a CDS encoding efflux RND transporter permease subunit → MKLSDVSITRPVFAAVMSLLLVVLGVMAYSRLTLRELPAIDPPIVSVDVRYPGASAAVVESRITQVLEDALAGIEGIETIQARSSNGVADISLEFRATRDIEAAANDVRDAVSRVLDRLPDEADAPEIAKVESDADAILWLNMSSSTMDALQLSDYAERYVVDRLSSIDGVAQVMLGGRQRYAMRIWLDRDQLAARALTVADVENALARENVELPAGRLESADRDFTLRVERNYRTPADFAAIPLGKGRDGYVVRLGDVAKVELASAERRAYFRSNGVPNVGLGIVKTSTANSLDVARAARAAAQQIQQTLPKGTQIFVAFDSTVFIDASVERVYHTLIEAVVLVLVVIWLFLGSLRAALIPAVTVPVCLVAAFIALYAFGFSINLLTLLALVLCIGLVVDDAIVVVENIQRRVDLGEPALVAARRGTAQVAFAVIATTAVLVAVFLPVGFLEGNTGRLFRELAVALAAAVAISAFVALTLTPMMSSKLLKAHAREQPNRVHGWVEARLQGLSARYRRVLERHVGRAWLFGALLLAALAASALLARMIPSELAPAEDRGSFQVMIDAPEGAGFDYTVGQMHQVEAILDRHRGDGQPIARANPRVPGSFGASEEMHTGRVSVFLRDWSERDVATADVAAQLQDELRALPGVRARTQVGGGLVNSRGQPFQIVLGGPDYAEIAQWRDRLLARIADNPGLVGADSDYKETRPQMRVEIDRQRAADLGVPVTEIGRALETLMGSRQVTTFVDNGEEYDVMLQASRDGRANPDDLAAIRVRADNGQLIPLSNLVTLREVAEPGNLHRFNRLRAITINAGLAPGYPLGEAIAWAQQVAREELPDYAQLDWKGESREYQKAGGAVLLTFALALLIVYLVLAAQFESFIHPLVIMLTVPLGVLGALIGLAISGGTLNLFSQIGIVMLVGLAAKNGILIVEFANQLRDAGRSVREAIVEAAAVRLRPILMTSLATVVGAIPLVVAGGPGSASRATIGIVVIFGVSVSTLLSLFVVPAFYALLAPYTRSPDAVQQRLQQLEAQTPSVGGHA, encoded by the coding sequence ATGAAGCTGTCCGACGTTTCCATCACCCGGCCGGTATTCGCCGCGGTGATGAGCCTGTTGCTGGTGGTGCTGGGGGTGATGGCGTACAGCCGGCTGACCCTGCGCGAATTGCCGGCGATCGATCCGCCGATCGTGTCGGTGGATGTGCGCTATCCCGGCGCCTCGGCGGCGGTGGTGGAAAGCCGCATCACCCAGGTGCTGGAAGACGCGCTGGCCGGCATCGAAGGCATCGAGACGATCCAGGCGCGCAGTTCCAACGGCGTGGCCGACATCAGCCTGGAGTTCCGCGCCACCCGCGACATCGAGGCCGCCGCCAACGACGTGCGCGATGCGGTCAGCCGCGTGCTCGACCGCCTGCCCGACGAGGCCGACGCGCCGGAGATCGCCAAGGTCGAGTCCGATGCCGACGCCATCCTGTGGCTCAACATGAGCTCCAGCACGATGGACGCGCTGCAGCTGTCCGATTACGCCGAGCGCTACGTGGTGGATCGCCTGTCCAGCATCGACGGCGTGGCGCAGGTGATGCTGGGCGGGCGGCAGCGCTACGCCATGCGGATCTGGCTGGACCGCGACCAGTTGGCCGCGCGCGCGCTCACCGTGGCCGACGTCGAGAACGCCCTGGCCCGCGAGAACGTGGAACTGCCGGCCGGCCGCCTGGAATCGGCCGATCGCGACTTCACCCTGCGCGTAGAGCGCAACTACCGCACTCCCGCGGACTTCGCCGCCATTCCGCTGGGCAAGGGCCGCGACGGCTACGTGGTGCGACTGGGCGACGTGGCCAAGGTGGAACTGGCCTCGGCCGAGCGCCGCGCCTACTTCCGCAGCAACGGCGTGCCCAACGTCGGCCTGGGCATCGTCAAGACCTCCACCGCCAACAGCCTGGACGTGGCCCGCGCCGCACGCGCAGCCGCGCAGCAGATCCAGCAGACCCTGCCCAAGGGCACGCAGATCTTCGTCGCCTTCGATTCCACCGTGTTCATCGATGCCTCGGTGGAGCGCGTCTACCACACCCTGATCGAGGCGGTGGTGCTGGTGCTGGTGGTGATCTGGCTGTTCCTGGGCAGCTTGCGCGCGGCGCTGATTCCGGCGGTGACGGTGCCGGTGTGCCTGGTGGCCGCGTTCATCGCGCTGTATGCGTTCGGCTTCTCGATCAACCTGCTGACCCTGCTCGCCTTGGTGCTGTGCATCGGCCTGGTGGTGGACGATGCGATCGTGGTGGTGGAGAACATTCAGCGCCGCGTCGATCTGGGCGAACCGGCGCTGGTGGCGGCGCGGCGCGGCACCGCGCAGGTCGCCTTCGCGGTGATCGCCACCACCGCGGTGCTGGTGGCGGTGTTCCTGCCGGTCGGCTTCCTCGAAGGCAACACCGGGCGCCTGTTCCGTGAACTGGCGGTGGCGCTGGCCGCGGCGGTGGCGATCTCCGCCTTCGTCGCGCTGACCCTGACCCCGATGATGTCGTCCAAGCTGCTCAAGGCGCACGCGCGCGAGCAGCCCAACCGCGTGCATGGCTGGGTCGAGGCGCGGCTGCAGGGGCTGAGCGCGCGCTACCGGCGCGTGCTCGAGCGCCATGTCGGCCGCGCCTGGCTGTTCGGCGCGCTGCTGCTGGCCGCGCTGGCGGCCAGTGCGCTGCTGGCGCGGATGATTCCCTCGGAACTGGCACCGGCCGAGGACCGCGGCTCGTTCCAGGTGATGATCGATGCGCCGGAAGGCGCCGGCTTCGACTACACCGTGGGGCAGATGCACCAGGTCGAGGCCATCCTCGACCGCCACCGCGGCGACGGCCAGCCGATCGCGCGCGCCAATCCGCGCGTGCCCGGCAGTTTCGGTGCCAGCGAGGAGATGCACACCGGCCGGGTCAGCGTGTTCCTGCGCGACTGGAGCGAGCGCGACGTGGCCACCGCCGACGTCGCCGCCCAGTTGCAGGACGAACTGCGCGCGCTGCCTGGCGTGCGGGCGCGCACTCAGGTCGGCGGCGGCCTGGTCAACAGCCGCGGGCAGCCGTTCCAGATCGTGCTTGGCGGCCCCGACTACGCCGAGATCGCGCAATGGCGCGACCGCCTGCTCGCGCGCATCGCCGACAACCCCGGCCTGGTCGGGGCGGACTCGGACTACAAGGAAACCCGGCCGCAGATGCGCGTGGAGATCGACCGCCAGCGCGCGGCCGACCTCGGCGTGCCGGTGACCGAGATCGGCCGCGCGCTGGAGACGCTGATGGGCTCGCGCCAGGTCACCACCTTCGTCGACAACGGCGAGGAGTACGACGTGATGCTGCAGGCCAGTCGCGACGGCCGCGCCAATCCCGACGACCTGGCGGCGATCCGGGTGCGCGCCGACAACGGCCAGCTGATCCCGCTGTCGAACCTGGTGACCCTGCGCGAAGTCGCCGAGCCGGGCAACCTGCATCGCTTCAATCGCCTGCGTGCGATCACCATCAACGCCGGCCTGGCCCCGGGCTATCCGCTCGGCGAGGCGATCGCCTGGGCGCAGCAGGTGGCGCGCGAGGAACTGCCCGACTACGCGCAGCTCGACTGGAAGGGCGAATCGCGCGAGTACCAGAAGGCCGGCGGCGCGGTGCTGCTGACCTTCGCCCTGGCGCTGCTGATCGTGTACCTGGTGCTGGCGGCGCAGTTCGAGAGCTTCATCCACCCGCTGGTGATCATGCTGACCGTGCCCCTGGGCGTGCTCGGCGCGCTGATCGGCCTGGCGATCAGCGGCGGCACCCTCAACCTGTTCAGCCAGATCGGCATCGTCATGCTGGTCGGGTTGGCGGCCAAGAACGGCATCCTGATCGTCGAGTTCGCCAACCAGTTGCGCGATGCCGGGCGCAGCGTGCGAGAGGCCATCGTCGAAGCGGCGGCGGTGCGCCTGCGCCCGATCCTGATGACCTCGCTGGCCACCGTGGTCGGCGCCATCCCCCTGGTGGTCGCCGGCGGCCCCGGGTCGGCCAGCCGCGCCACCATCGGCATCGTGGTGATCTTCGGCGTGTCGGTGTCCACGCTGCTGTCGCTGTTCGTGGTGCCGGCGTTCTATGCGCTGCTGGCGCCGTACACACGGTCGCCGGATGCGGTGCAGCAGCGCCTGCAGCAACTGGAGGCGCAGACGCCGTCGGTCGGCGGCCACGCCTGA
- a CDS encoding polysaccharide deacetylase family protein, producing MPSDTAATARIPIFMYHNVAEAPRHLQVYRSLYVSPGRFARQMRLLQRLGYRGVSMSDAMPYLRGERQGKVAVVTLDDGYLDNLHAALPVLQRLGFTATVYMVSGCIGRHNVWDAQKLGIEKPLMNLAELRQWRAGGMEIGAHTRSHPHLTGCSDAALREEIGGCKRELEDLLGEAVPQFCYPYGDVDDRVADVVREAGYTAATSTRRGRAPAGSDPMRYPRIQVARHHLLPQFALRAFTAYEDRRG from the coding sequence ATGCCCTCCGACACCGCCGCCACGGCCCGCATTCCAATCTTCATGTACCACAACGTGGCCGAGGCGCCGCGCCACCTGCAGGTGTACCGCAGCCTGTACGTGAGCCCGGGCCGCTTCGCCCGGCAGATGCGCCTGCTGCAGCGGCTGGGCTACCGCGGCGTGTCCATGTCCGACGCCATGCCGTACCTGCGCGGCGAGCGCCAGGGCAAGGTCGCGGTTGTCACCCTGGACGACGGCTACCTGGACAACCTGCACGCGGCGCTGCCGGTGCTGCAGCGGCTGGGCTTCACCGCCACCGTGTACATGGTCAGCGGCTGCATCGGCCGCCACAACGTGTGGGATGCGCAGAAGCTGGGCATCGAAAAGCCGCTGATGAACCTCGCCGAGCTGCGCCAGTGGCGCGCCGGCGGCATGGAGATCGGCGCGCATACCCGCTCGCACCCGCACCTGACCGGCTGCAGCGATGCGGCGCTGCGCGAGGAGATCGGCGGCTGCAAGCGCGAACTGGAGGACCTGCTCGGCGAGGCGGTGCCGCAGTTCTGCTACCCCTACGGCGATGTCGACGACCGCGTCGCCGACGTGGTGCGCGAGGCCGGCTACACCGCCGCCACCAGCACCCGCCGCGGCCGCGCCCCGGCCGGCTCGGACCCGATGCGCTATCCGCGCATCCAGGTCGCGCGCCACCACCTGCTGCCGCAGTTCGCGCTGCGCGCCTTCACCGCCTACGAGGACCGGCGCGGATGA
- a CDS encoding GNAT family N-acetyltransferase — protein sequence MSETAVAGRWHDLRLQLDGIALRRWRASDLDALVRHADDAQVARGLSRRFPHPYTRADGAAFLDGQVIDLRDPVLAIEIGGEACGGIGLHAAAQPAPGLAELGYWLGSAHWGQGRMTRIVAAYLDWAVPALGLQRIEALTLPDNHGSARVLQKNGFAEIGVRPEVSVRDGQRRALRLFARSWPGA from the coding sequence ATGTCCGAGACCGCCGTGGCCGGCCGCTGGCACGACCTGCGGCTGCAACTGGACGGGATCGCGCTGCGTCGCTGGCGCGCCAGCGACCTGGACGCATTGGTCCGCCACGCCGACGACGCCCAGGTGGCGCGCGGGCTCAGCCGGCGTTTTCCGCATCCCTACACGCGCGCCGACGGCGCCGCGTTTCTGGACGGGCAGGTCATCGACCTGCGCGACCCGGTGCTGGCGATCGAGATCGGCGGCGAGGCCTGCGGCGGCATCGGCCTGCACGCCGCGGCGCAGCCGGCGCCTGGGCTGGCCGAGCTCGGCTACTGGCTCGGCAGTGCGCATTGGGGTCAGGGGCGGATGACCCGCATCGTCGCCGCCTACCTGGATTGGGCGGTGCCGGCGCTAGGCCTGCAGCGGATCGAGGCGCTGACGCTGCCGGACAATCACGGCTCGGCGCGGGTGCTGCAGAAGAACGGTTTCGCCGAGATCGGCGTGCGTCCTGAGGTCTCGGTACGCGACGGGCAACGACGCGCGCTGCGGCTGTTCGCGCGCAGTTGGCCCGGCGCCTGA